The following coding sequences are from one Onychomys torridus chromosome 16, mOncTor1.1, whole genome shotgun sequence window:
- the Ift27 gene encoding intraflagellar transport protein 27 homolog — MVKLAAKCILAGDSAVGKTALVQMFRSDGTHFQKNYTLTTGVDLVVKTVPVLDTNDSVELFIFDSAGKELFSEMLDKLWENPNVLCLVYDVTNEQSFISCTRWLEKVRAQTPGTFLPGVLVGTKTDLAGRRTVDSAQAQAWALGQGLEFFETSVKEMDNYEAPFHCLAKQFHQLYREKVDMFHTLV, encoded by the exons ATGGTGAAGTTAGCAGCCAAATGCATCCTGGCAG GAGACTCAGCTGTAGGCAAGACGGCCCTGGTACAGATGTTCCGCAGCGACGGGACCCATTTCCAGAAGAACTATACTCTG ACAACAGGTGTGGATTTGGTGGTGAAGACAGTGCCAGTTCTTGACACAAATGACAGCGTG GAACTCTTCATTTTTGACTCAGCCGGCAAGGAGCTGTTCTCTGAAATGCTGGATAAATTG TGGGAGAATCCCAATGTCCTGTGTCTCGTCTATGATGTGACCAATGAGCAGTCCTTCATCAGCTGCACCAGGTGGCTGGAGAAGGTCCGGGCCCAGACTCCGGGTACCTTCCTCCCAG GTGTTTTAGTGGGAACTAAGACAGACCTGGCTGGCCGGCGAACAGTGGATTCTGCGCAGGCCCAGGCGTGGGCTCTGGGCCAAGGCCTGGAATTCTTTGAAACATCTGTG AAGGAGATGGACAATTACGAGGCCCCCTTCCACTGTCTGGCCAAGCAGTTCCATCAGCTGTACCGGGAGAAGGTGGACATGTTCCATACCCTGGTGTGA